Proteins encoded together in one Chryseobacterium sp. G0201 window:
- a CDS encoding exopolyphosphatase: MKIAAIDIGSNAARLLINEVKINNNKPEFIKLNLLRIPLRLGMDVFTLGKIGEEREKMVIDSMKIFSDLMKIYKVEHYRACATSAMRDAANGQEIIEHVRDASGINIEIISGDEEATLIYENHVAEGLDKEFAYLYIDVGGGSTELTFYENGKMVYEKSFNIGTIRLLNNLVTFENWKEMKEEIKNNISSEKPIVAIGSGGNINKVFSMSKTKDGRAMTLSHLKKVYKEFNELSVEERMTKHNLREDRADVVAHALRIFNNVMTWSDINRIFVPKISVADGLIHNIYSQLHDKK; this comes from the coding sequence ATGAAGATCGCAGCTATAGACATAGGAAGTAATGCAGCCCGACTTTTAATTAATGAAGTAAAAATCAACAACAATAAGCCTGAATTTATTAAGCTTAATCTTTTGAGAATCCCTCTGAGATTGGGGATGGACGTTTTTACATTAGGAAAGATCGGTGAAGAAAGAGAAAAAATGGTGATCGATTCCATGAAGATTTTCAGTGATCTGATGAAGATTTACAAGGTTGAACATTACAGAGCCTGTGCCACAAGCGCAATGCGTGATGCAGCCAACGGTCAGGAAATCATTGAACATGTAAGGGATGCTTCAGGAATCAATATTGAAATCATTTCCGGAGACGAAGAAGCTACTCTGATCTACGAAAACCATGTTGCAGAAGGTTTAGACAAAGAATTTGCCTATTTATACATTGATGTTGGCGGTGGTTCTACCGAGCTTACGTTCTACGAAAACGGAAAAATGGTATATGAAAAATCATTCAATATCGGAACGATTCGTTTGCTGAATAACCTGGTTACTTTCGAGAACTGGAAAGAAATGAAAGAAGAGATCAAGAACAATATTTCCAGCGAAAAACCTATCGTTGCCATCGGTTCTGGAGGAAATATCAACAAAGTTTTCTCTATGAGCAAAACCAAAGACGGAAGAGCTATGACACTTTCTCATCTTAAAAAGGTATACAAAGAGTTTAACGAACTTTCTGTAGAAGAAAGAATGACAAAACACAATCTTAGAGAAGACAGAGCCGATGTTGTGGCCCATGCATTGAGGATTTTCAATAACGTTATGACATGGTCTGATATCAATCGAATTTTTGTACCTAAAATTTCTGTAGCAGACGGACTTATCCATAATATTTACAGTCAGTTGCACGATAAAAAATAA
- the ppk1 gene encoding polyphosphate kinase 1, whose product MSLHFNPRDITWLAFNERVLQEAMDENVPLHLRIRFLGIFSNNLDEFFRVRVAGLKRAMDFKEKVIAESFYQPPSKILQNINEIVIKHQQNFDKTWKKIQAEMADQKVFIKNSKNLTAKQKEFVREYFDDVVEANVIPILLHENTPMPYMRDKSLYLGVAMRKKDWQYSSNYAIIEIPSRFVGRFVLLPTEDPEEKNVMLLEDVITFNLPHIFSYFGYDEFAANAFKVTKDAEMDLDNDIRTNFAEKIEKGIKNRRKGKPTRFVFDKDMDKALLELLIRKLNLTKKDSIIPGGKIHNFKHFMDFPDVFESYAKPVERTSFSHPAFEHGERVTDVILAKDILLTFPYHKYSPVIDLLREAAMDPDVKSIQITAYRLASSSKIINALIYAARNGKEVTVMLELQARFDEESNLKWKEMLEPEGITVLVGIPDKKVHAKLCIIKKRAQNKTLQYGFVSTGNFNEKTAKIYGDHLLMTSDRHVMADINKIFNVLKKHKEDYLPVLKTCKNLLVCPQFMREKIVHHIDKEIEEAKAGRRAEMIIKANSVSDRALITKLYEASMAGVVIKIIVRGIYCAVNQKDFKEKIKAISIVDEYLEHARVMYFYNKGAEDMYISSADWMTRNLDYRIEAAAKITDKDLKKELKEILDIQLRDNVKARILDKKLSNEYISNEKEECRSQIETYKYLKAKTSKK is encoded by the coding sequence ATGTCACTACACTTTAATCCGAGAGATATCACATGGCTTGCCTTTAACGAAAGAGTTTTACAGGAAGCGATGGACGAAAATGTGCCTTTACATCTTAGAATCCGTTTTTTGGGGATTTTTTCCAACAATTTAGATGAATTCTTCAGAGTGCGGGTTGCCGGATTAAAGCGTGCCATGGATTTTAAGGAAAAAGTGATCGCCGAATCTTTCTATCAGCCACCTTCCAAGATCCTTCAAAATATCAATGAAATTGTTATTAAACATCAGCAGAATTTCGATAAAACCTGGAAAAAAATTCAGGCTGAAATGGCCGATCAAAAGGTTTTCATTAAAAATTCTAAAAACTTAACGGCAAAACAAAAAGAATTTGTCAGAGAATATTTTGATGATGTTGTGGAAGCCAATGTTATTCCTATTCTTCTTCACGAGAACACGCCAATGCCTTATATGAGAGATAAAAGTCTTTATTTGGGTGTTGCGATGAGGAAAAAAGACTGGCAATATTCCAGTAATTATGCGATCATTGAAATTCCGTCGCGTTTTGTGGGAAGATTTGTATTGCTTCCGACAGAAGATCCTGAGGAGAAAAATGTAATGCTTTTGGAAGATGTAATTACATTCAACTTACCGCATATTTTCTCTTATTTCGGATATGACGAATTTGCAGCGAATGCTTTCAAAGTGACAAAAGATGCCGAAATGGATCTTGATAACGACATCAGAACCAATTTCGCCGAAAAAATAGAAAAAGGAATTAAAAACAGAAGAAAAGGAAAACCTACAAGGTTCGTTTTTGATAAAGATATGGATAAAGCATTGTTGGAATTGCTTATCCGTAAACTGAATTTAACCAAGAAAGACAGCATCATTCCGGGAGGAAAAATTCATAATTTCAAGCATTTCATGGACTTTCCTGATGTTTTTGAATCATATGCAAAACCGGTAGAAAGAACTTCCTTTTCACATCCCGCTTTTGAACATGGCGAGAGAGTGACAGATGTTATTCTTGCAAAAGATATTCTTCTAACTTTTCCTTATCATAAATACAGTCCGGTAATCGATCTTTTGCGTGAGGCAGCAATGGATCCTGATGTAAAATCAATTCAGATCACGGCATACCGTCTCGCAAGCAGTTCAAAAATCATTAATGCATTGATCTACGCTGCTAGAAATGGTAAAGAAGTTACGGTAATGCTTGAACTTCAGGCAAGATTTGATGAAGAATCCAACTTAAAATGGAAGGAAATGCTGGAACCTGAAGGAATCACTGTTTTGGTGGGAATTCCTGATAAAAAAGTTCATGCCAAGCTTTGTATCATTAAGAAAAGAGCACAGAATAAAACGCTTCAATACGGTTTCGTAAGTACAGGAAATTTTAACGAGAAAACAGCTAAAATCTACGGTGATCATTTATTAATGACATCAGACCGTCATGTGATGGCAGATATTAATAAAATTTTTAATGTATTAAAGAAGCACAAAGAAGATTATTTACCTGTTTTGAAAACCTGTAAAAATTTATTGGTCTGTCCACAATTTATGCGTGAGAAGATTGTTCATCACATAGACAAAGAAATTGAAGAAGCCAAAGCAGGACGAAGAGCGGAAATGATTATTAAAGCCAATTCGGTGAGTGACCGTGCTTTAATTACAAAATTATACGAGGCTTCTATGGCCGGTGTTGTCATAAAAATCATTGTAAGAGGTATTTATTGCGCTGTGAATCAGAAAGATTTTAAAGAAAAGATAAAAGCGATCAGCATTGTGGATGAATATCTGGAACACGCCAGAGTCATGTATTTCTACAATAAAGGCGCAGAAGATATGTATATTTCCTCAGCAGACTGGATGACCAGAAACCTTGACTACAGAATTGAAGCTGCAGCCAAAATCACCGATAAAGATCTGAAAAAAGAATTAAAAGAAATTCTCGACATTCAGTTGAGAGATAACGTAAAAGCTCGTATTTTAGACAAAAAATTGAGCAACGAATACATCAGCAATGAAAAAGAAGAATGCCGTTCTCAGATAGAAACTTATAAATATTTAAAAGCTAAAACAAGCAAAAAATGA
- a CDS encoding NAD-dependent epimerase/dehydratase family protein: MSSIKIILTGATGMVGEGVLLECLENYNISEILSVSRKPSGKTHAKLKEYLVPNFLAIDVNDENLKGYDACFFCAGISSVGMNEEDYTKITYDTTLHFAKVLLKLNPEMVFNYVSGAHTDKTESGKLMWARVKGKTENDLKKLGFKDVYNFRPGFMKPVDGQVNVKWFFKPVIWLFPILLPSKSLTLHEVGRAMINAVQKGYSTSVLEIQNIKNLAK; the protein is encoded by the coding sequence ATGAGCTCAATCAAAATAATTCTTACAGGTGCTACAGGAATGGTAGGCGAAGGCGTTTTACTGGAATGTCTTGAAAACTACAATATTTCCGAGATCCTAAGTGTAAGCAGAAAACCATCTGGAAAAACACACGCGAAACTAAAAGAGTATTTAGTTCCAAATTTTCTTGCCATTGATGTAAATGATGAAAATTTAAAAGGTTACGATGCCTGTTTTTTCTGCGCCGGAATCAGCAGTGTGGGAATGAATGAAGAAGATTACACCAAGATTACATACGACACAACCTTACATTTTGCCAAAGTGCTTTTAAAACTAAATCCGGAAATGGTTTTCAACTACGTTTCAGGAGCTCATACCGACAAAACAGAAAGCGGAAAGCTCATGTGGGCAAGAGTAAAAGGAAAAACAGAAAACGATTTGAAAAAATTGGGTTTCAAAGATGTCTATAATTTCCGTCCCGGATTTATGAAACCTGTTGACGGACAAGTAAATGTAAAATGGTTTTTCAAACCTGTGATATGGCTCTTCCCTATTCTTTTACCTTCAAAATCGTTAACCTTACATGAAGTCGGCAGAGCGATGATCAATGCTGTGCAAAAAGGATATTCTACATCAGTTTTAGAAATTCAGAACATTAAAAACTTAGCAAAATGA